atttaatcctaccccttttcttttaaataaaagTTGATAAAAAACTTTAGTTCACTtcatgttctcaatttattcacaaaatactccataagtaatcacaatcaaaataaataaataatacttggtgaactaagttacatttcatatgatgagatgagtaagattatttttgaaaatgaatgcgtggatggatgaaataaactcagaatgtttatcatggttcttcttctttataCTTTgcaaaacactttaagtttgaagagtttcttgaagtggatcatattagtacattgtttgattgctttgcttaatccattccgtcatttaattccacatacagatatactgaaggtcttaagtgttgtacgtgcgtacaaatgttttaaattacatttttctatcagattatatttctcctctttttttgagaagaattgttgtatattcttgggtagcaggttatagtttgctttgtgcatcattttagctCTTTGCAAATTTACTAtattgtatttttgattcaatagatAAAGGGTTTTTATGTTCTCTGAATCCAATAAGTATTATTCTAaattatcttttttgtaacactgttagtgaatgaagtgtacttttgtggttaattccccatatttctgcacaataagtcAGATATGTAACACCAGCGAGCAGAAGAAAATATGAAGAGATTTTtagtctagaacatgttttgctttattcattattgacatgtttcttgctactttatgttgtatattttttacatgagatttccagttcaatttattatCAAACATTATACCTACagatttggtttcatttactctttcaatttctattccgtctatttgtatttgtgtttgattttctcttctactgttaccaaataagaTTATTTTAGttctactgagattcaaagagtctgtttttgtcaagccatatttttaatttgttaatttctttggTTATCATTTGTATAATAGATTAATAAGACTAACTccaattggaggagttcaagtacctgggagtcttgttcacgagtgagggaagagtggatggtgagatcgacaggcggatcggtgcggcgtcttcagtaatgcggacgctgtataaatccgttgtggtgaagaaggagctgagccggaaggcaaagctctcaatttaccggtcaatctacgttcccatcctcacctatggtcatgagctttgggttatgaccaaaaggataagctcacgggtacaagcggcccaaatgagtgggtttctcccttagagatagggtgagaagctctgccatccgggaggagctcaaagtaaagccgctgctcctccacatggagaggagccagatgaggtggtttgggcatctggtcaggatgccacccgaacgcctccctacggaagtgtttggggcacgtctgaccagtaggaggccacggggaagacccaggacacgttgggaagactatgtctcccgactggccagggaacgcctcggggtctCCCGGgcagagctggaccaagtggctagggagagggaagcagggatttcctgcttaggctgcttcacccgtgacccaacctcggataagcgaaagaagatggatggatggatagattaataAGACTTGTGAATTTAAGGtgaatttgtccagggtgtaccccgccttccgcccgattgtagctgagataggcgccagcgccccccgcgaccccgaaagggaataagcggtagaaaatgagtgagtgagtgagtaatTCTTTTGCGCACCCATAGTTTTTGGTAGAGATTACTAGAGGTGACCAACCTGAGAGGAGTCCAATAAGCAGCATCACAACCCATCCTGACCAGGCATCCAGCAGGCTCTTAATCAGCTCCCATATCGACTCTTTACTCTTGCTGGTGatctgagagaaaaaaaaagatgcatgTGGTTTAGTCAGAGAGAAAATCACCAACAGTGAAAATATCTTCCAACAACCTTGCGATGGCGGTCGGTGTCTCGTGACTTCTCTCTCAGCCAGTCGATGGTATGAAAGTCTTCATATGTCGCCACGTCGGGGAAAGGTTCCTCCAGGAAGTCCATCAAGTTGCCGGCTCCATTCATCTCATCTGTGGGCGTGGCACTGCTCACACCTACATGTGGAATCCCACCTTGTTATTTGGGGATCTACATGACAcctttctctaccttcttatgcATCTATTGTCCTGTGAAAGTAAACGTCACCCACAACCAAGTTAGAGTAATTAGTCCTTTTTATTTCCAAGTCACGAccataaaagggacaagcggtaaaaaatggatggatgttatagacaatgtaacaatatcaacaatgGCTTATGGATGTCAACCGCATTCCATTCTAGTCCAATTCGTGTGAACAATACGAGTTATTTTAATTCAGAGttgtaaataaagaaaacaaaaggtTGCATGAACAAATTGCAGCTGACTGctagttagcttgttagcatgcaCGCCAACATCTTTTACCTTCACCAGCCTCCATTTTGGAGTTCGTCCAACCGTTACAGCAACGTTGATATCATAAACACAGGAATATTTTAGCGAACATGAACAACTGCATCCATTTCAGGTGAAGGGTTAGATAAGAAAATCCAGTTAGCAGCCAGTTAGCAGCGTCAGCCATCCAGCCTGCTTAGCGCCAAGCTGCCGTCAGCGACCATAGTCTCGCGAGATCTGCGTCCCAAAGATCGTCTACTGAAGGAAAATGCGTCACAATGCACTTATACATGGGAGAAAAgagtgtgttttttgtgtgtgtttcaaCAACAAACATGTTTGTAATTCGCACAAAAtttaaggcactttcaacatcaaggaaagaaaacaaaagaaaatacagTTAGAGTATGATACTAAAAAATAAGGGAAAAATataaaagacaaaaagggctacttaaatcactttaaattgtttttaacaaAGCTATCAATTTAAGGTATTTTGTACTCTGAACATTCTCAAATATTTGATTCATAACTTTAACCAATTAAGCCAATTGGAAAATGTAGTCCTTACTTTCTCataaatcaatatttatgtagAACATTTTTTGCCTGGagcataatgttgacaaacatttctatgttacACTCCTTTATAAAAATACCAAATTTGATTTTGTCTATAGTGAATGGAGACATCTCCACACCCTTCTTTCTCAGCCAATCTCGAGATCTCCTCCcaaaacacactctcacacagacatgtacagtatcacacacacatgtacagtatcacacacacatgtacactcaaacacacacatgtagacacacacacacacacacacatgtacagtatcacacacacatgtacagtatcacacacacacatgtacagtatctcacacacacacacatgtagacacaaacacacatgtacagtatcacacacacacacatgtagacacaaacacacatgtacagtatcacacacacatgtacagtatcacacacacacacacatgtagacacaaacacacatgtacagtatcacacacacacatgtagacacaaacacacatgtacagtatcacacacacagacatgtagacacaaacacacatgtacagtatcacacacacacatgtagacacaaacacacatgtacagtatcacacacagacatgtagacacaaacacacatgtacagtatcacacacacagacatgtacagtatcacacacacatgtacagtatcacacacacacacacatgtagacacaaacacacatgtacagtatcacacacagacatgtacagtatcacacacacatgtacagtgtcacacacacacacacacacatgtagacacaaacacacatgtacagtatcacacacacacatgtacagtatcacacacgcacacatgtagacacaaacacacatgtagacacacacacacacatgtagacacaaacacacatgtacagtatcacattcCACAAACAGATGATTGACATCCCCTGCAGCTCCACACATATAACAGCCAACAACCTCAATGTTAAATTTAAGTTTCAAAAAAATCCTTTGAAGGATATATTCCATTGATAATTTTAAaatggtatttttttaattttgggaaGAATTGGGGAGGTAATAAATCTTGTCCTTGATTTCCTTAGCTCAACTTTTGTAAACTCCTTCAGGATAgatagaacaaaaacaaaacagacaacACGTTATTGCGTCGACATAAAActgaaaacaataaaacaaaaataaatgttttccttAATGTTCTAACTAGTTTTtctatttgtattaatttttctAATGATGCGTCCGAAGGTAAAAACAGTAACAACTACAATTGATGCTCTTTCACAGCTGCCTCTTCTCAAAGAGCTTCTTCCACGCAGGCATTATGTGCTCATAGATTCTCTCAATCTGCAAGGCACACAAAAAGCATTTTCATTTTAAATTACGTTGAGCAGCCATGAGGAGTTGGTGGAAGTACAGCAACTTTTAACCTGCTCAGACTTCTTGACTCCGTATCGGAATAACGTTGCTTGGTGCTCGCTATTGTGGAACAGGATGTCAAAAGTCACTTCCTGTCCAATCATGTTGTCGATGGCCTGTTTCACCACATTGTGGAAATCTCTGGCTGGGACACAATCATCCAGCATGTTGTTGACCTACACAGCACAATTATTTTCTCAATGCCTTTTCAAAAAAGGTACCTCGCACACAGAACATGGTAAATGTGTTATATTTGTATagtgtttttctaccttcaaggtactcaaagcgctttgacactatttccacatttacacacacacattcacacactgatggcgggagctgccatgcaaggccctaaccacgaccatcaggagcaagggcgaagtgtcttgctcaaggacacaatggacatgacgaggttggtagaaggtggggattgaaccaggaaccctcaggttgctggcacggccactctcccaaccgcgccacgccgtccccaaacaaCCTGTTGAATCACCTTGTATTTCTTTCCCAGCAGTTCTATCGGATCCAATTTGACCTCTGACTTGAGGGCCCTTCCAAAGAGCAGGAACTTGGAGTCAGAATCTGGCAAAGATGTTGAGCGGTCAGACAGACATGTGCAGTATAAGCTTTGACCAAAACAAAAGAGACCAATAAACCTCGGGATGTCAGGTGAGCCACATACTGAACTCCCTGCAGCTCGCCATAGTAGATGGCAAAGTGGGAGAAGTACTTGTTCCGGGGATACTCCACAATGTCTCCAGGGAACAGCTTGGGAGGAGAATGTCTCTGCAAACACTGTGAACGGGTTACACAGCCTGTTGTCAGCTGGAAAAAAGCAAAAATGCTTACCTGCCCCATGATTTCAGGTTTTGTGTGGCACCGTTCAGTCTGGTCTGATCTGTTCCAGGTTGAAGTGGTAATGTAAAGTTAAGTCAGCATCAGGGACCTCACGCTCGTCACGGTTCAGCATGTTTGCGGTCACTTTGGTGTCTTAGCTCATCAGGTGCTCATGCTGCAAAGTGGGCGTTTTGTATGGAACATTTATGGCTGACCTGTCTCCGGGCGGCAAGCGGAGCATCTGTTTCCTGTTCAGAGAGACTAAAAGAGGAAGAAGTGCCTTCAGGCAAATATGGAGGTAGAGCAAACAGATATGTCTGTCCAATAAATGCACACCCATAGTAAAATAGTTTACCAAACACAAAGTCCAGTTTAGTATGAaggtgtatttatatttttttattcatctgtCTCCCATGAGAATGACACTTGTTTTGAGAAAATACCGTTGTAGGCAGACGTTTACATACATTTCATGCATTTGTACCGTTGTTGGCGATCACTTGAAACAAGTATGATTGTCCTTATGTTGGTGGGTCCTTCATGAGAGCGCATGTGCgtggaatcttttaaagtggggagactgcTGCACAaacagccaccacactgtccttggcaaagaaaAGGCCAGAGTCCAATGGCATgaagaccaagacaattggggggccatctttgctgcagccttctcccgcctttgtgaccgttgtggggCTTCTATGCAACCATCACCCGCCCACTCCACCATTGAGGTCTTTTTGACAGGGGAGACGCGCACACTCCAACGTCACTTCTTGGCTGTAAGGAGCTGTATCTGGTGGCAAGGGGAACCCAGGACGACCTGCACctcctcacagctgcaggagCTCCGGTCTGTCGGGGGACCGCCTATGGTGCGCCTACCAGcacttgcttttctctcagggtgtgctccccGAGCCTTTTAtcttcccagactaacccacaaggcagcgggGAAATTATTTGTATGGACAATATGTTAATCAATGGGCCTTGAGAAGTGATTTGAACCAATCTTTTTCCAGGGTGAAATGATAATTcaacatacatttttaattatttggcTTGTATTAGTGATCATGATTTACCGCATTTGGTCGTGTTTTTTGACAGCGTTGATCATATCAGGTTGATACTCAAAGCGTGTCACTAAATCTCCAATTGTTGTAAATTTCGTTGATAGCGTCATGAATCCAAGGAACTCAAGTGAATAATTTTTAGATATACAGAAGCTGAATGTCTTTTGTAGCCAATTCTAAGCAACTGCATCTTCGGTTCAAACAattttacatacatatgtatgcaaatAAATTATACTTAGGAAGACCCAAATTGGAAAGTTTGAATTACAGGGAAATTATACAAGGATGTTAAGGAACAACCAAGCCACAAATTGTAATCTGGAACCCCAAAGCCAGTTTTACATAACCATGACGATAATAAAGTGCcgataaagttaaagtatcaatgattgtcacaaacatacgaggtgtggtgaaattatcctctgcaattgacccatccccttgttcaccccctgggaggtgagggaagcagtgagcagcagccgtggccgCGCCTGAGAATCATTTatggagatttaacccccaattccaaccctcgatgctgtaagcagggaagtaatggctcccattttatagtctttggtatgactcggccggggtttcaactcacaacctacccatctcagggcggacactctaaccatgagGCTACTGAGTAGGTGATCAAGAAATAAACACTTTAAATTGGCAAACTTAAAACATGTGACTGCAAcagtaaacataaaaaaataattcaatcaTGTGAATGCTGCAAAACACAAACAAGAAACAAGGAAAATATGCTAACACCTTCACCACACTGATAAGCAATCCGATTGATCTCAGCTTTACAGTTTGTTGGTGGAAGGCACCTGAGTTTACCTGCTATCTCagcaagacaaacacacacacacacacacacacacacacacacacacacacacacacacacacttccctaGGTTCTTGGTCTTAGTTAAGGCTGTGTTCAGCCACCTTTTGGTCCCAGCGGTCCCTGCGGTGTCCATGTTTCCTCTGATGGCGTTTGTAATTGTCCAAATGTCCCGTCGTGTAGTCGCACTCGCCGCATGCGTACGGCTTCTCGCCACTGTGTCGCAGCATGTGTCTTTTGAGGTTCATGCTCTGGTTGCAGGAGTAGctgcaaatgtcacagtgaaatGGCTTGGCGCCCGAGTGGATGCGCTCGTGGCGGTGCAGGTTGGCAAGGTTACCACAGGCGTAGATGCAGGACGGACACTGGTATGGCTTCTCGCCCGTGTGCACGCGCATGTGCCGTTTGAGGTTGTCCAGGTGCGAGGAGGTGTAGGAGCAGTGTGGACAGGGGTGAGGTTTCTCGTCAGAGTGGGTGTGCGAATGACGGACCAAGTGATTGGGGTAACGGGACAGGAAGGGACAGTGAGAGCAGCGGTACAGCTTGTTCCCACGCCGTCGTGGCTCCCGAGGCACAAGTGGGACATTGGGATGAGCCATACCATCTTTGATCAGCGAGTCCAAAGAGCAGCGACGACATACCTAAAAACAACAATCAAGAAGGATCATAATTGCAATTGAAAGCGCCTGCTTCTGCAAAAAGATCCTTTCTGAACACACCTGCCATTTGCCATCCTCGCCATCCTCCACGTTGACATCCTCCATGTCCGCCTCCTCCAGCGTGAGGCCGCACAGGCGGCAGCACAGCGGGAAGAGCAGGACGGGCAGCAGGTTGGATGCAGAGGTCAGTCTGTCCTTCATCTGCAGGCAAGCAGAGTCCTCAGAGACTTGCCGTGTCAAATCTGACGCGACTGGGAATGGAAGGAAGACAAAATGAAGAAATGAACTCCTCACAGCAAATTATAACATTCACCACTTCGTTTCCCCTTTCCAATTTTTTAAGAAGTTAAAGTAAGGGACACACAATTTAAATTCAACAGTTATGTACCTTTTATGCTCTTACTCTTCTCTTTTCTCCTCATGGCTTTTCTGATCCCTTGGTCTCTCCTCGGCTGACGCTCCTGCGCATGAAGGCGTTGGTGCCTCCGCAGGTTGCCAAGGGAACTGCAGGCATAACTGCACTGATGACAGTGGTATGGTTTCTCTCCCGTGTGTGAGCGCGTGTGCCGTTGCAGGTTGACCAACTGTGCCGAGGCATAGGGGCATAAAGGGCAGCGATGCGGCTTTTGGCCATCATGGGTGCGCATGTGGCGTTTCAGGTGGTTGGAGTAACGGGAGGTGAAGGTGCACAGCGAGCAGGAATGGACTTTGTGCGGAAGATGGCGGGCGCCGTACATTTCACCTTCGCTAACTTTATTCTTGCCAAGCGTGTCGGCCATCTTGGCATCCTCTGCTTGGGCTGAATTGACTGAAGCGGCGCGTTGGACGACCGGCTCACAGGTGAGACAGTAGAGGGCCGCCCCGAGATCCAGGCCAACACCTGGATGAATACATTATTCTAATTAGCAAAATCACATGAGGCTTTAATTAAAGCAGAGTCCAGGAGGAAGTGAGTTTACCGAGATCAAACTCTGCTTCCAATGCTGTGTGGCATAGAAGCTGACCACAGCCTTTACACGAGAGGAATGCTGGAAAAGAGGTGTCAGGAAGTGGTGATGAATCCTCGTCCACACTCAGAGAGAACATGGTCACACCTGACGGTGAGACAACAAAATGAACACTTAAATGTTCTGCTTTAAGAAGTTGTATGCGTGTGACACTCACTGTTGTCTTGTTCCAATCCCATGATTTCACAGCCACCAAACTCCAACTCCTTACCGAGGAGAACATCGCTCTCCAGAATTGGACAGTTGGAATCACAAGCCACACCACCGCCATCCAACTCCACTGAGCACAAAACCCGTCAATCACAATAATACAGAGGAACCCATTTCTATTGATGGCCTCGGACTAGCAGGACCTCGACATAACCATCACTTGCACATTTACTTGTGACTTTGGCTACGGCAGTTTGTTTACAGCATTTACCTTCATTTGTGCTAAtggttatttgtattattttcacaGACGTGCTGTAGTAATTCCATCGTAGGTCTTGATTACAATGACAATTAAGCTTTCATGCATGTGCAAATCTTGCTTCTGGTggctaataatataaatacatgggTGAATGTTACCTTTACAATACACACAAGATTTATTCGTCTCAAgcattgttcacaaatctgtctaaatctttGCCAAAGTAATCCAtgccacctcacaggtgtgccttaagcTACCCACGATTAAAGGCCACTATATAAATAGAAGgcagttttgctttattggggATGTCAGAAAAGaagtcagtatctggtgtgaccagCATTTATTTGCCTaacgcagtgcaacacatctccttggcagagttgatcaggttgttgattgtggcctcTGGAATGTTGGCCCACTCCTCTTCAATGGTTGTGCCAAGTTGCTGGATATATAGTCAAGAACTGGAACACGCTGTGGTATACTCCGAGCCACAGCAagccaaacatgctcaatgggtgtTATGTCCATTGAGTATACTAGCCATGCAAGAACTGAGATGTTTTCAGCTTCTAAGAATTGTATAAAGAGTCTTGCAACATGGGTCCCTGCATTGTCATGTTGCAACATGAGGGGATGGtcttacacattatatatacacacacacacacacatatatatatattatatatatatatatagctgcaattcactgaaattcaagtatttcattcaatcaatgttaatttatatagccctaaatcacaggtgtctcaaagggctgcacaagccacaaccccccccccccccccaggtccCAAGTCTGGACAGTCAGCACTTCATCTGTGGCCACCGAACCCAttcccaccccccaaccccctccgcgaaggagaggggggcagagcagaaaagagacggcagatcaactggtctaaaaagggggtttatttaaaggctagagtatacaaatgagttttaagatgggacttaaatgcttctactgaggtagcatctctaactgttactgggaggggaTTCCAgcgtactggagccccaataaaaacgctctatagcccgcagatttttttggggctctgggaatcactaataagctggattTGTTTaatggcagatttcttgccaggacatatggtacaatacaatcagcaagataggatggagctagaccgtgtagtattttatatcaaagtagtaaaaccttaaagtcacatttaagtgcacaggaagccagagcaggtgagccagtatagttatatatatatatatatatatatatatatacatatatatatatatatattatatatatatatatatatatatattatatatatatatatatatatattatatatatatatatataataggggtgtaacggtacgtgtatttgtattgaaccgtttcagtacggggttttggtttggttcggaggtgtaccgaacgacacggacatataagtagcgcaccgcacgttgtgtaaaccatGCACACCGCGGCACCATGAAtttatttacgtggaccccgacttaaacaagttgaaaaactcattggggtgttaccatttagtggtcaattgtatggaatatgtactgtactgtgcaatctactaataaaagtttcaatcaataaaaaaaaaaaaaaacacacggcatgttagcaacgactgggctatgatagactgaccagggtttcccacacattcatttatttgtggcggcccaccacgaaagaattacagccgccacaaataaaataatatatatatttttttccggcttttgactcgcttgaccgctcataaaagcaatgggtctgtctgtgaatggaacttgtagttacatattatataaatatgtattgaaatatgtacataaagtgttgtaattatattccaactccgcgtgcttcttggtcatcgccgctgacacccacccccacccccgcTGCCGtgcgaccacaccaccacaaatagattccTGACCTGTGGGACACACtgctgaccacacctcctcttttcacgggacatgtcctcttttgcggagcgg
Above is a genomic segment from Nerophis ophidion isolate RoL-2023_Sa linkage group LG27, RoL_Noph_v1.0, whole genome shotgun sequence containing:
- the LOC133544425 gene encoding zinc finger protein 513-like isoform X4; translation: MGLEQDNSVTMFSLSVDEDSSPLPDTSFPAFLSCKGCGQLLCHTALEAEFDLGVGLDLGAALYCLTCEPVVQRAASVNSAQAEDAKMADTLGKNKVSEGEMYGARHLPHKVHSCSLCTFTSRYSNHLKRHMRTHDGQKPHRCPLCPYASAQLVNLQRHTRSHTGEKPYHCHQCSYACSSLGNLRRHQRLHAQERQPRRDQGIRKAMRRKEKSKSIKVASDLTRQVSEDSACLQMKDRLTSASNLLPVLLFPLCCRLCGLTLEEADMEDVNVEDGEDGKWQVCRRCSLDSLIKDGMAHPNVPLVPREPRRRGNKLYRCSHCPFLSRYPNHLVRHSHTHSDEKPHPCPHCSYTSSHLDNLKRHMRVHTGEKPYQCPSCIYACGNLANLHRHERIHSGAKPFHCDICSYSCNQSMNLKRHMLRHSGEKPYACGECDYTTGHLDNYKRHQRKHGHRRDRWDQKVAEHSLN
- the LOC133544425 gene encoding zinc finger protein 513-like isoform X3, whose product is MPRRKQSNPQPVKCVTMFSLSVDEDSSPLPDTSFPAFLSCKGCGQLLCHTALEAEFDLGVGLDLGAALYCLTCEPVVQRAASVNSAQAEDAKMADTLGKNKVSEGEMYGARHLPHKVHSCSLCTFTSRYSNHLKRHMRTHDGQKPHRCPLCPYASAQLVNLQRHTRSHTGEKPYHCHQCSYACSSLGNLRRHQRLHAQERQPRRDQGIRKAMRRKEKSKSIKVASDLTRQVSEDSACLQMKDRLTSASNLLPVLLFPLCCRLCGLTLEEADMEDVNVEDGEDGKWQVCRRCSLDSLIKDGMAHPNVPLVPREPRRRGNKLYRCSHCPFLSRYPNHLVRHSHTHSDEKPHPCPHCSYTSSHLDNLKRHMRVHTGEKPYQCPSCIYACGNLANLHRHERIHSGAKPFHCDICSYSCNQSMNLKRHMLRHSGEKPYACGECDYTTGHLDNYKRHQRKHGHRRDRWDQKVAEHSLN
- the LOC133544425 gene encoding zinc finger protein 513-like isoform X1, producing MPRRKQSNPQPVKLELDGGGVACDSNCPILESDVLLGKELEFGGCEIMGLEQDNSVTMFSLSVDEDSSPLPDTSFPAFLSCKGCGQLLCHTALEAEFDLGVGLDLGAALYCLTCEPVVQRAASVNSAQAEDAKMADTLGKNKVSEGEMYGARHLPHKVHSCSLCTFTSRYSNHLKRHMRTHDGQKPHRCPLCPYASAQLVNLQRHTRSHTGEKPYHCHQCSYACSSLGNLRRHQRLHAQERQPRRDQGIRKAMRRKEKSKSIKVASDLTRQVSEDSACLQMKDRLTSASNLLPVLLFPLCCRLCGLTLEEADMEDVNVEDGEDGKWQVCRRCSLDSLIKDGMAHPNVPLVPREPRRRGNKLYRCSHCPFLSRYPNHLVRHSHTHSDEKPHPCPHCSYTSSHLDNLKRHMRVHTGEKPYQCPSCIYACGNLANLHRHERIHSGAKPFHCDICSYSCNQSMNLKRHMLRHSGEKPYACGECDYTTGHLDNYKRHQRKHGHRRDRWDQKVAEHSLN
- the plaat1l gene encoding phospholipase A and acyltransferase 1 gives rise to the protein MGQCLQRHSPPKLFPGDIVEYPRNKYFSHFAIYYGELQGVQYVAHLTSRDSDSKFLLFGRALKSEVKLDPIELLGKKYKVNNMLDDCVPARDFHNVVKQAIDNMIGQEVTFDILFHNSEHQATLFRYGVKKSEQIERIYEHIMPAWKKLFEKRQL
- the LOC133544425 gene encoding zinc finger protein 513-like isoform X2; translated protein: MPRRKQSNPQPVKLELDGGGVACDSNCPILESDVLLGKELEFGGCEIMGLEQDNTFLSCKGCGQLLCHTALEAEFDLGVGLDLGAALYCLTCEPVVQRAASVNSAQAEDAKMADTLGKNKVSEGEMYGARHLPHKVHSCSLCTFTSRYSNHLKRHMRTHDGQKPHRCPLCPYASAQLVNLQRHTRSHTGEKPYHCHQCSYACSSLGNLRRHQRLHAQERQPRRDQGIRKAMRRKEKSKSIKVASDLTRQVSEDSACLQMKDRLTSASNLLPVLLFPLCCRLCGLTLEEADMEDVNVEDGEDGKWQVCRRCSLDSLIKDGMAHPNVPLVPREPRRRGNKLYRCSHCPFLSRYPNHLVRHSHTHSDEKPHPCPHCSYTSSHLDNLKRHMRVHTGEKPYQCPSCIYACGNLANLHRHERIHSGAKPFHCDICSYSCNQSMNLKRHMLRHSGEKPYACGECDYTTGHLDNYKRHQRKHGHRRDRWDQKVAEHSLN